One region of Mycolicibacterium rhodesiae NBB3 genomic DNA includes:
- a CDS encoding dipeptide ABC transporter ATP-binding protein — MSASALSVRDLRVRIGTREIVHGISFDVEREQTLGIVGESGSGKSMTVLAATGLLDAPGAAVTGTSTLAGGQGDVQLVGASDRVLRSVHGGRIGFVFQDPGTSLNPLLTLERQITESLEAHRRMTRRQANSRALELLEAVGLPDPETRLHAYPHQLSGGQKQRVMIAIAMACDPEVLIADEPTTALDVTTQAQIIELVRELQRDFGTAVVWISHDLGVIGQVADEVTVLQNGDPVEQAPVIDIFDRPQQPYTRELLQARPVVGASGPPPPPADAEAVLDVDGLDVRFDVRTPVGKSTVHAVKDLSFAIRRGTTLGLVGESGSGKSTVAAALTGLVKPDAGVATLDGDDVIGVRGSAEKSLRRRISLVFQDPFSTLNPRARVGTAINEPLRVHRVVDGKQARKARVDELLELVGLPTSFAQRYPHELSGGERQRVSIARALAGEPELLILDEATASLDVSVQARVLELLGALQREMGLTYLFIAHDLAVVQQVSHDVLVMRDGAAVEHRPAAELFAAPEHDYTRGLLAAVPPERPRVST; from the coding sequence GTGAGCGCCTCGGCTTTGAGTGTGCGCGACCTGCGGGTGCGCATCGGCACACGCGAGATCGTGCACGGCATCTCGTTCGACGTGGAGCGCGAGCAGACGCTGGGCATCGTCGGCGAGTCGGGATCCGGCAAGTCGATGACGGTGCTGGCGGCGACCGGGTTGCTCGACGCGCCAGGAGCAGCGGTCACCGGTACGAGCACACTGGCCGGCGGGCAGGGTGACGTGCAGCTCGTCGGCGCCTCCGACCGCGTGCTGCGCTCTGTGCACGGCGGCCGGATCGGCTTCGTCTTCCAAGATCCGGGAACATCGCTGAACCCGCTGTTGACACTCGAACGTCAGATCACGGAATCCCTTGAGGCGCATCGCCGTATGACGCGCAGACAGGCGAACAGCCGGGCGCTCGAGTTGTTGGAGGCGGTGGGCCTACCCGATCCGGAGACGCGACTGCATGCATATCCGCATCAGCTCTCCGGCGGACAGAAGCAGCGCGTGATGATCGCGATCGCGATGGCGTGCGACCCGGAGGTGTTGATCGCCGACGAGCCCACCACCGCTCTGGACGTCACGACCCAGGCGCAGATCATCGAACTCGTGCGCGAGCTACAGCGCGACTTCGGCACCGCGGTGGTGTGGATCAGCCACGACCTCGGCGTCATCGGCCAGGTCGCCGACGAGGTCACCGTCCTGCAGAACGGCGACCCGGTCGAGCAGGCGCCGGTCATCGACATCTTCGATCGACCACAGCAGCCCTACACACGCGAGCTCTTGCAGGCGCGCCCCGTCGTCGGCGCCAGCGGTCCCCCACCGCCGCCGGCCGACGCCGAGGCTGTGCTCGACGTCGATGGCCTCGACGTACGTTTCGACGTGCGGACACCTGTCGGCAAGTCGACGGTGCATGCGGTGAAGGACCTGTCGTTCGCGATCCGCCGGGGAACCACACTCGGCCTCGTCGGCGAATCGGGGTCCGGCAAGTCGACGGTGGCCGCCGCACTCACCGGCCTGGTGAAACCCGACGCGGGCGTGGCGACGCTGGATGGTGACGACGTCATCGGTGTGCGCGGCTCCGCAGAGAAGTCGCTACGCAGGCGAATCAGCCTGGTCTTCCAAGATCCCTTCTCGACGCTCAATCCCCGCGCCCGCGTCGGAACGGCGATCAACGAACCGCTGCGGGTACATCGCGTGGTCGACGGCAAGCAAGCACGCAAGGCCCGAGTCGACGAGCTGCTCGAACTCGTCGGGCTCCCAACGTCGTTCGCGCAACGCTATCCACACGAGCTGTCCGGAGGCGAGCGCCAGCGGGTCAGCATCGCGCGTGCGCTGGCAGGCGAACCCGAGTTGCTCATCCTGGACGAAGCCACTGCGTCGCTGGATGTTTCGGTGCAGGCACGGGTGCTCGAACTGCTCGGCGCCCTGCAGCGAGAAATGGGGTTGACGTATTTGTTCATCGCGCACGATCTCGCGGTGGTTCAGCAGGTGAGCCACGACGTCCTGGTGATGCGCGACGGCGCGGCGGTCGAGCATCGTCCGGCCGCCGAGTTGTTCGCCGCCCCTGAACACGACTACACCCGCGGGCTTCTCGCCGCTGTTCCGCCGGAGCGGCCACGCGTTTCGACATAG